One Strix uralensis isolate ZFMK-TIS-50842 chromosome 9, bStrUra1, whole genome shotgun sequence DNA segment encodes these proteins:
- the AGTR1 gene encoding type-1 angiotensin II receptor, with protein sequence MIPNYSTEETVKRIHVDCPVSGRHSYIYIMVPTVYSIIFIIGIFGNSLVVIVIYCYMKLKTVASIFLLNLALADLCFLITLPLWAAYTAMEYQWPFGNCLCKLASAGISFNLYASVFLLTCLSIDRYLAIVHPVKSRIRRTMFVARITCIVIWLLAGVASLPVIIHRNIFFAENLNMTVCGFRYDNNNTTLRVGLGLSKNLLGFLIPFLIILTSYTLIWKTLKKAYQIQKNKTRNDDIFKMIVAIVFFFFFSWIPHQVFTFLDVLIQLHVITDCKITDIVDTAMPFTICIAYFNNCLNPFFYVFFGKNFKKYFLQLIKYIPPNVSAHPSLTTKMSSLSYRPSENIRLHTKKTAGSFDTE encoded by the coding sequence ATGATTCCAAATTACTCTACTGAAGAAACAGTTAAAAGAATCCATGTCGACTGTCCCGTTTCAGGAAGGCACAGTTACATCTACATTATGGTTCCAACTGTTTACAGCATCATCTTTATCATAGGCATTTTTGGGAACAGCCTGGTTGTTATTGTCATTTACTGctacatgaaattaaaaacagtAGCCAGCATCTTTCTTCTAAACCTGGCACTGGCTgacttgtgttttttaataaCTCTGCCACTCTGGGCAGCCTACACAGCCATGGAGTACCAGTGGCCTTTTGGCAACTGTCTATGTAAGTTAGCATCAGCTGGGATAAGTTTCAACCTGTACGCCAGCGTGTTCCTCCTCACATGCCTCAGTATTGACCGGTACTTGGCCATAGTACATCCAGTGAAGTCCCGAATTCGACGTACCATGTTTGTTGCCAGGATAACTTGCATTGTCATCTGGCTTCTCGCTGGTGTGGCCAGTTTGCCTGTTATCATTCACCGTAATATATTCTTTGCTGAGAACTTGAACATGACAGTGTGTGGTTTTCGGTATGACAACAACAACACAACGCTCCGGGTTGGGTTAGGTTTATCCAAAAATCTGCTGggctttttaattccttttctgatTATATTAACAAGCTACACCTTAATTTGGAAGACCCTGAAGAAGGCATATCAAATTCAAAAAAATAAGACTAGAAACGATGATATTTTTAAGATGATTGTGGCAATagtattcttcttcttcttttcctggATTCCTCATCAAGTGTTCACTTTTCTGGATGTATTAATTCAATTACATGTAATAACAGACTGCAAAATCACTGATATTGTGGATACGGCTATGCCCTTCACCATTTGCATCGCTTACTTTAACAACTGTTTGAAtccctttttttatgttttttttggaaaaaactttaaaaaatacttccttcAGCTAATAAAATACATTCCACCAAATGTCAGTGCACATCCAAGCCTAACAACAAAAATGAGCTCCCTCTCATATCGGCCATCAGAAAATATACGCTTGCACACTAAAAAGACTGCTGGGTCTTTCGACACTGAGTGA